One Candidatus Tectomicrobia bacterium genomic region harbors:
- a CDS encoding PAS domain S-box protein: MAASGSLRYAAAVSLLAAAYFGSAKLGLQLATVSPYATVVWPPTGIALASLLLLGHRAWPGVFLGALLANATVDGALLPSFLIAMGNTLEALAGAALVNRFANGRDCFYRPQDTFRYAILAGMGATSISATVGLFSIWLGGAFGEAGAGVVWLTWWLGDGTSVLTIAPLILLAAVRERHLGMPGRLPEFAALAAFTLAVGIFVFKSGLPLWERPYPLSYLCVSPLLWAAIRFGPRETAGAVFVLSGMAVWGRLTDYEAWSHESLLSLQVFLGLISFMALSLAASVHERQATHQMLRRREEELSNFLENAVLGMHWVNAEGIIIWANKAELALLGYAPEEYIGRRAADFHADAGMVDDILRRLERGGEVQGYEARLRRKDGSLVHVLLDLNAHRENGRLVHTRCFTRDISERKRAAEELQRVNESLEMRVEERTLSLARANRTLAAEIQERRHAEALVRDQNEILLQMASGAPLPAILDSIASFAARESGGDLCALLLHGPEGTRLRVAAAPRLPAAFAEAIPELALSPDSDLPSTLLPAVPGEGADGALPASPWAEYRRLAARHGFPACWGAPIVSAGREVLGALIMHHPSPHLSPSEKDRELLESAARMAAIAVERQRTLDEMRRVEERFRLLVEGVQDYAICLIDPHGNVITWNDGAERIKGYRADEIVGRHFSCFYTQEDLRDLRPEEALRLAAENGRHREEGWRVRKDGSRFFASVLMAALRTEDGQLGGFAKVTQDITARKEEQEKLKEYADRLQFLSRRLLELQETERRAIARELHDETGQALTALKINLDLALQTPAMSNAKYLAESADLADSLLRQVRNLSLDLHPSILDDLGLVAALRWSAGRQAQRSGFRLHFDADPVGGRLPIEVETACFRIAQEALTNVSRHAEAKEVELTFRRAGGAYEMVVQDDGRGFDAESKLRYAAAGLSMGLVGMQERAALIGASLDILSTPGNGTRICLKVPLRPSNEGIQGRSKAGIG, encoded by the coding sequence ATGGCCGCGAGCGGCTCCCTCCGGTACGCCGCCGCCGTCTCCCTCCTCGCGGCCGCCTATTTCGGCTCGGCCAAGCTGGGGCTGCAGCTCGCGACCGTCAGCCCCTATGCCACCGTGGTGTGGCCCCCCACGGGGATCGCCCTGGCCTCCCTGCTGCTCCTGGGCCACCGGGCCTGGCCCGGGGTGTTCCTGGGGGCGCTCCTGGCGAACGCGACGGTCGACGGAGCCCTCCTCCCCTCGTTCCTCATCGCCATGGGGAACACGCTCGAGGCCCTGGCCGGCGCCGCCCTGGTCAACCGGTTCGCGAACGGGCGGGACTGCTTCTACCGGCCGCAGGACACCTTCCGGTACGCCATCCTCGCCGGGATGGGAGCGACCTCGATCAGCGCCACCGTGGGGCTGTTCAGCATCTGGCTGGGAGGGGCCTTCGGGGAGGCGGGCGCTGGGGTGGTCTGGCTCACCTGGTGGCTCGGGGACGGGACCAGCGTCCTCACCATCGCGCCCCTCATCCTGCTCGCGGCCGTCCGGGAGCGCCACCTCGGCATGCCCGGGCGGCTGCCGGAGTTCGCGGCCCTCGCGGCCTTCACCCTGGCCGTCGGAATCTTCGTGTTCAAGAGCGGGCTCCCCCTCTGGGAGCGCCCCTACCCGCTCTCCTACCTCTGCGTCTCCCCCCTGCTCTGGGCCGCCATCCGGTTCGGCCCGCGGGAGACGGCCGGCGCCGTCTTCGTCCTCTCCGGGATGGCCGTCTGGGGCAGGCTGACCGACTACGAGGCCTGGAGCCACGAGTCCCTCCTCTCCCTGCAGGTGTTCCTGGGGCTGATCTCCTTCATGGCCCTCTCCCTCGCGGCCTCCGTCCACGAAAGGCAGGCCACCCACCAGATGCTGCGGCGGCGGGAGGAGGAGCTCTCGAACTTCCTCGAGAACGCCGTCCTGGGCATGCACTGGGTGAACGCGGAGGGGATCATCATCTGGGCGAACAAGGCCGAGCTCGCCCTTCTGGGATACGCGCCGGAGGAGTATATCGGCCGCCGGGCGGCCGATTTCCACGCCGACGCGGGGATGGTGGACGATATCCTGCGGAGGCTGGAGAGGGGCGGGGAGGTCCAAGGCTACGAAGCGCGGCTGAGGCGCAAGGACGGCTCGCTCGTGCACGTCCTCCTCGACTTGAACGCCCACCGGGAGAACGGCCGGCTCGTCCACACGCGCTGCTTCACCCGGGACATCAGCGAGCGGAAGCGGGCGGCCGAGGAGCTCCAGAGGGTCAACGAATCGCTCGAGATGCGCGTGGAGGAACGGACGCTCTCCCTGGCCCGGGCGAACCGGACCCTGGCCGCCGAGATACAGGAGCGCAGGCACGCCGAGGCCCTGGTGCGGGACCAGAACGAGATCCTCCTCCAGATGGCCTCGGGCGCCCCCCTTCCGGCCATCCTCGATTCGATCGCCTCCTTCGCCGCGAGGGAGAGCGGCGGGGACCTCTGCGCCCTTCTCCTGCACGGTCCGGAGGGTACGCGGCTGCGCGTCGCCGCCGCGCCCCGCCTGCCCGCCGCGTTCGCGGAGGCGATTCCGGAGCTGGCCCTCTCCCCGGACTCGGACCTCCCCTCCACCCTCCTGCCCGCGGTCCCGGGGGAGGGGGCGGACGGCGCCCTGCCGGCCTCGCCCTGGGCGGAGTACCGCCGTCTCGCGGCGCGGCACGGCTTCCCGGCGTGCTGGGGCGCCCCCATCGTCTCGGCCGGGCGGGAGGTCCTCGGGGCCCTCATCATGCACCACCCCTCGCCGCACCTCTCCCCGAGCGAAAAGGACCGGGAGCTGCTGGAGTCGGCCGCCCGCATGGCGGCCATCGCGGTGGAGCGGCAGCGGACCCTGGATGAGATGCGGCGCGTCGAGGAGCGGTTCCGCCTGCTGGTGGAGGGCGTGCAGGACTACGCCATCTGCCTGATCGACCCCCACGGGAACGTGATCACCTGGAACGACGGCGCCGAGCGGATCAAGGGCTACCGCGCCGACGAGATCGTCGGCCGGCACTTCTCTTGCTTCTATACGCAGGAGGACCTCCGCGATCTGAGGCCCGAGGAGGCGCTGCGGCTGGCGGCCGAGAACGGGCGCCACCGGGAGGAGGGCTGGCGCGTCCGGAAGGACGGATCGAGGTTCTTCGCCAGCGTGCTCATGGCGGCGCTGAGGACGGAGGACGGCCAGCTCGGCGGCTTCGCCAAGGTGACGCAGGACATCACCGCCCGGAAGGAAGAGCAGGAGAAGCTCAAGGAGTACGCCGACCGGCTGCAGTTCCTCTCCCGCCGGCTGCTGGAGCTGCAGGAGACCGAGCGCCGGGCCATCGCCCGGGAGCTCCACGACGAAACCGGCCAGGCCCTCACCGCCCTCAAGATCAACCTCGACCTCGCCCTGCAGACGCCGGCGATGTCCAACGCCAAGTACCTGGCCGAGAGCGCGGACCTCGCCGACAGCCTACTGAGGCAGGTCCGGAACCTCTCGCTCGACCTGCACCCGTCCATCCTGGACGACCTGGGGCTGGTGGCCGCCCTCCGGTGGTCGGCCGGGCGCCAGGCCCAGCGCAGCGGGTTCCGCCTCCACTTCGACGCCGATCCGGTCGGCGGCCGGCTCCCCATCGAGGTCGAAACCGCCTGCTTCCGCATCGCCCAGGAGGCGCTGACCAACGTCAGCCGCCACGCGGAGGCCAAGGAGGTCGAGCTCACCTTCCGGCGCGCGGGCGGCGCCTATGAGATGGTCGTCCAGGACGACGGGAGGGGTTTCGACGCCGAATCCAAGCTGCGGTACGCCGCCGCCGGGCTGAGCATGGGGCTGGTCGGGATGCAGGAGCGGGCCGCCCTCATCGGGGCCTCTCTCGACATCCTGTCCACCCCCGGAAACGGAACCCGCATATGCCTCAAGGTGCCCCTTCGGCCCTCGAACGAAGGGATCCAAGGGCGAAGCAAGGCCGGAATTGGATGA
- a CDS encoding GDP-mannose 4,6-dehydratase — MAQRVLITGITGFAGSHLADHLLSLGHIVSGLVQPGASLDNVAHLIGRISLLEGDLLDAGRIAEILDAERPHRVFHLAAQSYVPSSWEDPVATFGVNVTGGIRLLQSCLPFRERLRLVVVTSAEIYGGGPPDGLLTEESPFLPRNPYAVSKLALDLVVGQFGKAKGLPIVRLRPSNHIGPRQSPRFVISRFAKEAAEIEAGLREPLIRVGDLEIARDFTDVRDVVRAYALVAERGKPGEGYLVCSGIPRRVGDGLDLLLGMLQVPVRVERDPSIGRAADSSHQRFSYARLEADAGWRPEISFDQTLRDTLAYWRGKVQAGS, encoded by the coding sequence ATGGCACAGCGGGTGCTCATCACGGGCATCACTGGTTTCGCTGGAAGCCACCTAGCCGATCATTTGCTCTCCCTTGGCCACATAGTTTCGGGTCTCGTCCAGCCGGGCGCCAGCCTCGACAACGTTGCCCATCTCATTGGCCGGATCTCCCTCCTCGAAGGCGACCTTCTCGACGCTGGGCGGATTGCCGAAATTCTGGACGCCGAGCGGCCCCATCGGGTTTTCCACCTCGCAGCACAGAGCTACGTTCCGTCCTCTTGGGAGGACCCCGTCGCGACCTTCGGTGTTAATGTCACGGGTGGGATCCGCCTTTTGCAGAGTTGCCTCCCCTTTCGGGAGAGACTTCGTTTGGTGGTGGTGACCTCCGCCGAGATTTACGGAGGCGGTCCCCCCGACGGCCTTTTGACGGAAGAGTCTCCCTTCCTCCCCCGCAATCCGTACGCCGTGAGCAAGCTTGCACTCGATCTGGTGGTCGGCCAGTTCGGGAAGGCGAAGGGGTTACCGATTGTGAGGTTGCGGCCCTCAAATCACATCGGTCCGCGGCAGTCCCCTCGCTTCGTCATCTCGCGTTTCGCCAAGGAGGCGGCCGAGATCGAAGCGGGGTTGCGGGAACCCCTCATCCGAGTAGGGGATCTAGAAATCGCACGGGACTTCACTGATGTGCGCGACGTGGTGCGGGCCTACGCGCTCGTGGCCGAGCGGGGAAAGCCTGGTGAAGGCTATCTCGTCTGCTCGGGGATTCCGCGTCGGGTGGGGGATGGGCTCGACCTTCTTCTCGGAATGCTCCAGGTGCCCGTGCGAGTGGAGCGCGATCCTTCTATTGGCCGCGCGGCCGACAGCTCGCACCAGCGCTTCTCTTATGCCCGGTTGGAGGCCGATGCGGGCTGGCGGCCTGAAATCTCCTTCGATCAGACCCTGCGGGACACTCTGGCTTACTGGCGCGGAAAGGTCCAGGCAGGCTCTTGA
- a CDS encoding transposase translates to MKDLEEALAHLKCPREHHRYLRTTNLLERLIGEGRRRSKVFPASQAGKPA, encoded by the coding sequence GTGAAGGACCTGGAAGAGGCTCTCGCGCACCTTAAGTGCCCACGTGAGCATCACAGGTACCTTCGGACCACGAACCTCTTGGAGCGCCTGATCGGGGAGGGCAGACGAAGGAGCAAGGTGTTCCCCGCTTCCCAGGCGGGCAAGCCTGCTTGA
- a CDS encoding amidohydrolase/deacetylase family metallohydrolase, which yields MTGDLLIRGGYLTDPSQGIEGTMDVEIRRGRVRRIAPHIELRGMPTLDARGKLVTPGLVDLHCHFFEGISHYGVSLEKGMLARGVTTAVDTGSAGAQTFPSFRRWILDAARPTVRAFLNISAGGLLLPGIGENIDMRALGVERALECYKAHRDLLVGMKVRLSRNVVGRSGGRPLDPALEAAKALRVPLMVHVGDTPESLPKILRRLRPGDVLTHAFHGRRESILDRRGKVRRAVWEARDRGILLDVAHGQASFRFETLETAMAQGLMPGNLSTDLHAHCINGPVWSFPNLIGKFLALGFPLAEVIRLSTQTTARWLGLEREIGTLRPGARGDAAVFRVKEGRFTFVDCHGGRRRGKQMLETMHVVLGGVVLKAAGQEKRALVPR from the coding sequence ATGACTGGCGACCTCCTCATCCGCGGCGGGTACCTCACCGACCCCTCCCAGGGCATCGAGGGGACGATGGACGTGGAGATCCGCCGGGGACGCGTCCGCCGCATTGCCCCCCACATCGAGCTGCGGGGAATGCCCACCCTCGACGCCCGAGGGAAGCTCGTGACCCCGGGGCTGGTGGACCTCCACTGCCATTTCTTCGAGGGAATTTCGCATTATGGAGTCTCTCTGGAGAAGGGCATGCTGGCCCGGGGGGTGACCACCGCCGTGGACACCGGCAGCGCCGGGGCGCAAACCTTCCCCAGCTTTCGCCGATGGATTCTCGATGCCGCCCGGCCCACGGTGCGCGCCTTCCTGAACATCTCGGCGGGGGGCCTCCTCCTGCCGGGCATTGGAGAAAACATTGACATGCGCGCCCTGGGCGTGGAGCGCGCCCTCGAATGCTACAAGGCGCACCGTGACCTCCTCGTGGGGATGAAGGTGCGCCTGAGCCGAAACGTGGTGGGCCGCAGCGGCGGGAGGCCCCTCGACCCGGCCCTGGAGGCCGCCAAGGCCCTCCGCGTCCCCCTCATGGTCCACGTGGGGGACACCCCGGAGAGCCTCCCCAAGATTCTCCGGCGCCTCCGGCCGGGGGACGTGCTCACCCACGCCTTTCACGGGCGGCGGGAGAGCATCCTGGACCGCCGGGGGAAGGTGCGCCGGGCGGTGTGGGAGGCGCGGGACCGGGGCATCCTCCTCGACGTGGCGCACGGCCAGGCCAGCTTCCGCTTCGAGACCCTGGAGACCGCCATGGCCCAGGGCCTCATGCCGGGGAACCTCAGCACCGACCTCCACGCCCACTGCATCAACGGGCCGGTGTGGAGCTTCCCGAACCTCATCGGCAAGTTCCTGGCGCTCGGTTTTCCTTTAGCGGAAGTTATCCGGCTCAGCACCCAGACGACGGCCCGCTGGCTGGGCCTGGAGAGGGAAATCGGCACCCTGCGGCCCGGAGCGCGAGGGGACGCCGCCGTCTTCCGGGTGAAGGAGGGGAGGTTCACCTTCGTGGACTGCCACGGGGGGAGGCGGAGAGGAAAACAAATGTTGGAGACCATGCATGTGGTGCTGGGAGGGGTCGTGCTGAAGGCCGCCGGGCAGGAGAAGCGGGCGCTCGTCCCCCGATGA
- a CDS encoding transposase, protein MTVDLPTLHDLAERGLKEPLLVCSDGMPVLRRALLEVFPRALKKRCQVQKMRDIIAKLLRQVGRNHVFTAGSFEKGLRRGKSLIALFRGRFPRGDGSIRGEGPGRGSRAP, encoded by the coding sequence ATGACGGTTGACCTTCCTACCCTACATGACTTGGCGGAGCGGGGCCTCAAGGAACCCCTTCTTGTGTGTTCGGATGGAATGCCTGTCCTGAGGCGCGCCCTCCTGGAGGTCTTCCCCCGCGCACTCAAGAAGCGCTGCCAGGTGCAGAAGATGCGGGACATCATCGCCAAGCTTCTCCGCCAGGTGGGCCGAAATCACGTCTTCACGGCCGGGAGCTTCGAGAAGGGTCTGCGGCGGGGCAAGTCCCTAATCGCCCTCTTCAGGGGGCGATTCCCCCGTGGCGATGGAAGCATTAGAGGTGAAGGACCTGGAAGAGGCTCTCGCGCACCTTAA
- a CDS encoding CPBP family intramembrane metalloprotease has translation MLRAGMWAYGRGEMLDASMAALMFTAFAGSAAPLAQGASPPVPPYAVTAIAGILTAAGWMGWKQIGPKEMGFAWTLRTAPWTLAALALALPGAALWAWTAGGDRGGAPDGLRIWLALIGFQLLWVALPEELLFRGALQGMLRRGDSAQDPFPIPLSVICSGILFALVHVMAEQSVGGLRVFAPGILFGVLRERTGSLLAPILVHAASNAALAVFLGRAG, from the coding sequence ATGCTCCGGGCGGGGATGTGGGCGTATGGCCGGGGGGAGATGCTCGACGCGTCGATGGCGGCGCTCATGTTCACGGCCTTCGCCGGGAGCGCGGCCCCGCTGGCCCAGGGAGCCAGCCCCCCGGTGCCCCCGTACGCGGTCACCGCGATCGCGGGAATCCTGACGGCCGCCGGCTGGATGGGCTGGAAGCAGATCGGCCCGAAGGAAATGGGTTTCGCCTGGACTCTCCGGACGGCGCCCTGGACTCTCGCGGCGCTCGCGCTGGCGCTGCCGGGCGCGGCCCTCTGGGCCTGGACGGCGGGGGGAGATCGGGGAGGGGCCCCGGACGGCCTCCGGATATGGCTGGCGCTCATCGGCTTCCAGCTGCTCTGGGTCGCGCTCCCGGAGGAGCTTCTCTTCCGCGGGGCGCTTCAGGGGATGCTGCGGAGGGGAGACAGCGCCCAGGATCCTTTCCCCATTCCTCTTTCCGTCATCTGCTCCGGCATCCTCTTCGCCCTGGTCCATGTGATGGCGGAGCAGTCGGTGGGGGGACTCAGGGTCTTCGCGCCGGGGATCCTCTTCGGGGTCCTGCGGGAGCGGACGGGTTCCCTCCTCGCGCCCATCCTGGTCCACGCCGCGAGCAACGCGGCGCTGGCCGTGTTCCTGGGGCGCGCCGGCTGA
- a CDS encoding NAD-dependent epimerase/dehydratase family protein translates to MSNEQDTALPTHLVTGAAGFIASKVCERLLEQGHRVVALDNLNDAYDLRLKEWRLGQLKGRPGFEFHRLDIGDLAGLRALFERGAPRAGEPPWAAVLNLAARAGVRQSVENPWVYYETNVMGTLNLLELCREFGVRKFVLASTSSAYGDGTPVPFREEAPTDRPLSPYAASKKAAEVLCSTYHFLYGIDVTVLRYFTVYGPAGRPDMSLFRFVQWIAEGKPVQVFGDGRQERDFTFVEDIARGTVAALKPLGYEIINLGSDQPVMLMDAVRKVEELLEKKAQIEYQDRHQADVLRTWASIEKAERLLGWRPQVPFGDGAARLVEWYMANRSWTSQIRT, encoded by the coding sequence ATGAGTAATGAGCAGGATACCGCTTTGCCCACCCACCTCGTCACAGGCGCCGCGGGCTTCATCGCCTCGAAGGTGTGCGAGCGGCTCCTGGAGCAGGGCCACCGGGTCGTCGCCCTCGACAACCTGAACGACGCTTATGACCTGCGCCTGAAGGAGTGGCGGCTGGGCCAGCTCAAGGGGCGGCCGGGGTTCGAGTTCCACCGGCTGGACATCGGGGACTTGGCCGGGCTGAGGGCCCTCTTCGAGCGGGGCGCCCCGCGGGCCGGGGAGCCCCCCTGGGCCGCCGTCCTGAACCTGGCGGCCCGGGCGGGGGTACGGCAGTCCGTCGAGAACCCCTGGGTCTATTACGAGACGAATGTCATGGGCACCCTGAACCTCCTCGAGCTCTGCCGGGAGTTCGGGGTCAGGAAGTTTGTGCTCGCCTCGACCTCGAGCGCGTACGGGGATGGCACGCCCGTCCCCTTCCGGGAGGAGGCACCCACCGACCGGCCCCTCTCCCCCTACGCCGCGTCCAAGAAGGCGGCCGAGGTGCTCTGCAGCACCTATCATTTCCTGTACGGCATCGACGTGACGGTGCTGCGCTACTTCACCGTCTACGGCCCCGCCGGCCGGCCCGACATGAGCCTCTTCCGCTTCGTCCAGTGGATAGCGGAGGGGAAGCCCGTGCAGGTGTTCGGGGACGGCCGCCAGGAGCGAGACTTCACCTTCGTGGAGGACATCGCCCGGGGCACGGTCGCGGCCCTCAAGCCCCTCGGCTACGAGATCATCAACCTGGGCTCGGACCAGCCCGTGATGCTCATGGACGCGGTCCGGAAGGTGGAGGAGCTACTGGAGAAGAAGGCGCAAATCGAATACCAGGACCGCCACCAGGCCGACGTCCTCAGGACCTGGGCCAGCATCGAGAAGGCCGAGCGCCTGCTCGGCTGGCGGCCCCAGGTACCCTTCGGGGACGGGGCCGCCCGTCTCGTCGAGTGGTACATGGCCAACCGGAGTTGGACTTCTCAGATCCGGACCTGA
- a CDS encoding response regulator transcription factor, with amino-acid sequence MTSVRVALADDHAIVRAGIRSLLERMAGVEVAGEASTGPQALEVAARDAPDVILMDIAMPGLNGLDATARIVKEHPRVRVIILSMYSSEEYVFQALRSGAAGYLVKDSVPAELEVAIQAVCRGESYLSPRISRKVVNDYLKRAEESKGPFDPLTPRQRQILQLMAEGKSTKEIAFTLQVSAKTVEAHRAQIMERLQIFDVPGLVRYAIRIGLVSAEG; translated from the coding sequence ATGACGAGCGTCCGGGTGGCTTTGGCGGACGACCATGCCATCGTCCGTGCGGGCATCCGCTCCCTTCTGGAGCGCATGGCCGGGGTCGAGGTGGCGGGGGAGGCCTCGACCGGCCCCCAGGCGCTTGAAGTCGCCGCGCGCGACGCCCCCGACGTCATCCTGATGGACATCGCGATGCCCGGGCTGAACGGCCTGGACGCGACGGCCCGGATCGTGAAGGAGCATCCACGCGTCCGCGTCATCATCCTCTCCATGTACAGCAGCGAAGAGTACGTCTTCCAGGCGCTGCGCTCGGGAGCGGCCGGCTATCTGGTGAAGGATTCCGTCCCGGCGGAGCTCGAGGTGGCGATACAGGCCGTCTGCCGGGGGGAGAGCTACCTGAGCCCCCGGATCTCCAGGAAAGTGGTGAACGACTACCTGAAGCGGGCCGAGGAGTCGAAAGGCCCCTTCGACCCGCTCACGCCCCGGCAGCGGCAGATTCTCCAGCTCATGGCGGAGGGAAAGAGCACGAAGGAGATCGCGTTCACGCTTCAGGTGAGCGCGAAGACGGTGGAGGCCCACCGGGCGCAGATCATGGAGCGGCTGCAGATCTTCGACGTGCCCGGCCTGGTGCGCTACGCGATCCGGATCGGGCTCGTCTCCGCGGAGGGCTGA
- a CDS encoding sugar nucleotide-binding protein — protein MAILLLGWNSKLGSALYEKIIHSDQEIRTEGGATEGLDYAKDPPFRTLFAKHKPRWIINCNALTSHSECEHNPAKAFAANAWAPALLAKLCQEENVGLVHLSTNFVFSRPPAHGGFLTEEDPVEPFNIYGKTKAEGERLIQAVMEYSDCSYYIVRSSWLFGKGATCNQVDADLLEDMARAALPNRRVKATSFGFERLYAPTNVHELADTILQMINQTPPRGIYHAAGSLASPIGSLAQYVSEIVTEITNELVHAEIDVQPLVPNGRSQVPCNAILDCNKLRNQGIRTPRAWIEGAESYIRDVIFQLLSEEMQA, from the coding sequence GTGGCTATCCTCCTTCTTGGTTGGAATTCCAAGCTCGGCTCAGCTTTGTACGAAAAAATCATCCATTCGGATCAAGAAATTCGGACCGAAGGAGGGGCAACAGAAGGCCTAGATTATGCGAAAGATCCGCCATTTCGTACGCTTTTTGCCAAACATAAGCCAAGGTGGATTATCAATTGTAATGCCTTGACGTCTCACAGCGAATGTGAGCACAACCCCGCCAAGGCTTTTGCGGCAAACGCATGGGCACCCGCACTTCTTGCAAAATTATGCCAAGAAGAAAATGTGGGATTGGTTCACTTGTCTACCAATTTTGTTTTTTCGCGTCCTCCGGCACATGGAGGATTTCTGACCGAAGAGGATCCTGTAGAGCCTTTTAACATTTATGGAAAGACCAAAGCCGAGGGGGAACGCTTAATTCAAGCGGTTATGGAATATTCTGATTGTTCTTATTATATTGTTCGTTCTTCATGGCTGTTCGGAAAGGGAGCGACCTGCAATCAGGTCGATGCCGATTTATTAGAGGACATGGCAAGAGCCGCGCTGCCAAACAGAAGAGTAAAAGCCACCTCGTTCGGATTTGAGCGGCTGTATGCGCCTACCAATGTGCATGAACTTGCTGACACTATCTTGCAAATGATTAATCAGACTCCTCCAAGAGGCATATATCATGCCGCAGGGTCGCTTGCATCACCAATCGGTTCTTTAGCTCAATACGTTTCGGAAATTGTCACGGAGATCACCAACGAATTAGTGCATGCCGAAATCGACGTGCAGCCGTTGGTCCCGAATGGCCGATCCCAAGTCCCTTGCAATGCAATTCTAGATTGCAATAAATTAAGAAATCAAGGAATTCGGACGCCGAGAGCTTGGATCGAGGGAGCCGAATCCTACATTAGAGATGTTATTTTTCAGTTGCTCAGCGAAGAGATGCAAGCATAA
- a CDS encoding phosphoglycerate dehydrogenase has protein sequence MNRVAITARLFAEVDRAPLALLEKAGVEWALNSSGKHLDEDGIIALAADSEALIAGTEPITARLMSRLPRLRLISRVGIGLDSVDLAAAKAQGIQVAYTPDAPSTAVAELTAAFMLSMLRGIPIADASIRRGEWSRVLGRSLSETTVGVVGVNRIGKKLIRLLAPFGPRFLGNDLVRDEAFGAEFGLQWAEKERLYREADVITLHVPLTADTRGMIGARELAMMKRDAILINTARGGVVDEAALAEALRQGRLGGAALDVFQKEPYAGELARLDNCLLTCHMGSSTRSSRLRMEMEAAENVVAFFMEGRRATLIPEHEYDSKGQD, from the coding sequence ATGAATCGCGTGGCCATCACCGCGAGGCTATTCGCAGAAGTGGACCGCGCACCTCTCGCCCTCCTGGAAAAGGCAGGGGTGGAATGGGCGCTCAATTCATCGGGAAAGCATCTGGACGAGGATGGAATTATCGCCCTGGCCGCGGATTCCGAGGCCTTGATCGCGGGCACCGAACCCATCACGGCGCGTCTTATGAGCCGCTTGCCGCGGCTTCGCCTGATCTCTCGGGTCGGGATCGGGCTGGACAGCGTAGACCTGGCGGCGGCGAAGGCACAGGGGATTCAGGTCGCCTATACGCCGGATGCCCCTTCCACGGCCGTAGCGGAGTTGACCGCCGCCTTCATGCTCTCGATGCTGCGGGGCATTCCCATCGCCGACGCCTCCATCCGGCGGGGTGAGTGGAGCCGCGTCCTCGGACGCTCGCTGTCGGAGACGACCGTCGGCGTCGTGGGAGTGAACCGGATCGGAAAGAAACTGATACGGCTGCTGGCCCCTTTCGGGCCTCGCTTCCTGGGGAATGATCTCGTGCGGGACGAGGCCTTCGGCGCCGAGTTCGGCCTTCAGTGGGCGGAAAAAGAGCGGCTTTACCGGGAAGCCGACGTCATCACCCTGCATGTGCCTCTCACGGCGGATACGAGGGGCATGATCGGCGCGCGGGAGCTGGCGATGATGAAACGGGATGCCATCCTGATCAACACGGCGCGCGGGGGGGTGGTGGACGAGGCGGCCTTGGCCGAGGCCCTGCGGCAGGGTCGCCTGGGCGGGGCGGCCTTGGACGTTTTTCAGAAGGAGCCCTATGCGGGCGAGCTTGCCCGGCTCGACAACTGCCTCCTCACCTGCCACATGGGCTCGAGCACGCGGTCCTCCCGCCTGCGGATGGAGATGGAGGCAGCCGAGAACGTGGTCGCATTCTTTATGGAAGGCCGCCGCGCGACCTTGATCCCGGAGCACGAATACGATTCAAAGGGGCAGGACTGA